The Falco biarmicus isolate bFalBia1 chromosome 1, bFalBia1.pri, whole genome shotgun sequence DNA segment TGAGCGTCTCTGGCCGCAGGCAGTTTTGGCTTTGTCCCTTTTGAATGTCAACCATCTCGAGCTCCAGAGTGCCTGTGTCACAGCAGGCACCTGGGTGAGGTGGGGGAAACGGGGAAGAAGCTGCATTTTCAGTGAGCGTCTTCCTTATGAAGAGGTGTGTTCAACACCCCACTACAGCATTTCTCACCCACCCTTAGTGTGGTGTGCCTGGGGGCTTACCAGGCTGGTGTAGTGACCATCTCTGAACCCCCAGCAGAGCCTAAATGGCTTGTCAGTGTGATGGCAGCGGTCAGGTCTTGCATGACTCTCACAATTAAAATCTCCATTAATAGCAGTTCTCTCGTATTTTATCTCTCTGGTCTTGACTGGGGGTGCTTCAGCAGCTTCTGCCCTGGCATCCCTGACAGCATCATGGGGCAGCTTCCTCTGTTCACCTCAGTTCTGTAAGCTCCTCAGTACTCAGATGACTATTCACCATGTTACGGGACTTGCCTTACACCTGTATAAACTTCAGGTGTCCAGCCACCATATCCATCTCAGTCTTCCATGGGAGGTGGTGAGCCAGTACTACACACCCAATGCTTTTGTTCCGTACTAATGAGCatatttctcttctcctctgctcATAGAGAAATAACAGGTCCAGGTAAGCGGAACTTTTCCTCTGTCGCATGCTTTTGTCATCTGCGTCCCCACAGTTAATGGCACAATGGCATTTCTTTTAGCTCAAATTAGCCAATAGCCATCCTGTTCCGATGCATGCTGTGGGAGTTAAAATTGCCCTCTTGGAGTTTCATGATGACACTTGTTTCAATTATGCTGGTATGTCAGCTTAAGAATTCCACTTAGCCTTgtcttgtctttgtttcttcacTTCCCTTTATCTTTGGGTATTAGACATCCCTGGGTTTCATATCCCTGGCTGAAATGTGTAGTGTTCCCTGGCTTGCTACTTATATATGGATGCTTCATTTCAGATGGGAGCAGAAGAATATTGTACTCACGCTTCTGTTGTGTTATTCCGTGCACTCATATTCCACCTATGTCAGCCTTGCTATGTACTGTGGTTCCAAACAGAACTAGTGTGCCACCATGTTTGCAAGAACTCATAAGCTTCCTAAATACTATAACGGGGTCTTGTGTTCTGGAGTGCAGTTCTGGAGGTTTTCTGagaggctttttatttttaagggtaTGAGGCAGAAGAATGAGCTTCAGATTGACTGGTTTGGATGCAACAAGTACTGTATCTGGTCAGAATAGTTCCCTTTTGTTCCTAGAGAGAAGGTGATTGTTCAGTTACCTGGAGACCTTAGGGAGACTGAGCTGTCCAAGTTAAGTAACTGAAGTGGAGAGGATTTCCAGGAAAACCTGCTTATCAGAATTTGGACCCTTTCTACTTAGTCATGCACCCCATGCAAGCAAGGCAGAGCTGATTAAAAGAAACCTCTAGAACACAGCAAAATGCCAGGAACTAGTTGAATACAGGCAAACAGCTCTTGAGGAACTGGAAATGCTTTCTGTGTCAAGAGCCAGGAAGTTTATTACTTGATATTTATAGtggatttctgtttgtttgacACCATGCAGGTGAAGCAACAGGTGGCAACACACTACTCGCCAGGAGCATGGTAAAATAACTGCGTCCTGCCTTAACTAAACAGCCTGTACATCCCAGTTCCACTTGCACATGAGTAATTTTGACAAGCTCATCAGAAAGTGTCAGGCTTCAGAGTCCCCATAAAACCAAAGCATGTAGTAATAcagtttggggttgtttggttcGTTTCTGGTGCAAGTGAATGTTGATTCCTTGGCTGATACAGAATAGAGTCGTTAGAGTCTGTGTACGAAATATGAGCATCACGCTGGGCACATACTTTCTGTAAGGGAACTTGAGGCGTGCACAAGTACGGAACTGATGCCTTCAGAGGCTTTGACAACCTGTATGCATGCTCAGCCCTGTGCTACCTAAAATGGAGACTTCAGCTCTGGTTCTTGGGATGCTGTTGATCTCTTGGTATGATCCCTCTTGTCGGCTTTAGGTAATTTCTGTTTCACCTACAGAGTCTTTGCTGAATTCTGAAAGGAGgaattttctgcagttttctgcaaATCCCTGAGCTCTGAATTTTCTCTCACTTATATCCTGCTCTGGATGGAGGGGAGTATTACCCTTTCTTTTAGAAGAGTTGCAAGAGCATTGGAGCTGTGTATTCTTGAACCTTGCCTGTAGTTGCGGTTTCTGTTTCCACCAGGTGACACACAAAGCAACAGGAAAGGTGATGGTGATGAAGGAGCTGATTCGCTGTGATGAGGAAACGCAGAAGACTTTCTTGACAGAGGTAGGAGCAAGATTTCAAAAAGCTTCTGAGCCAGTAGTGTGGTGGAACTGTCTTCCATCTTCTCCAGAGAGAGTGATcatgccagcagcctggcaggaaTCAAGGCGCTAAGGAAGAAGTCACACAGGGGAAGAGCCGACATGAGCTGAATGTTTGTTGTGGTGAAGTGTGATTCACTTACACTGAGCAAAAGACATGGCTTCAGCTCCCagttcattaatttttcaatgaaaaaaagcagcctaAGTCTGAGGAAAATGGAGCTGTGCGCTACATAAAGGATTTATCCCTTGAGCCTTGTGCATAGATAGAAGTGATGAGGGCCAATATCTGTAAGATATTTAAGACTCCTGCTGTACTTAAGCTAAACTATTTTCTTGGTGGCTGCCTACCATGTTTTTCAAAGTCAGATTTAGCTTAAAGGCAACTTCCTAAACACCTGATGCTGCTATTCTGGCCCTGACACATGCAGTACAGACCAGATAGCTGCCCTGGAGAGCTCCCGTCTCTTCAAAGTTAGCCAAACTCAAGGGTGCTCTCCTTAAAGGCTAAGATCAGGTTAATTGCACAGCGTGAAAATGAAGAGGCAACGGCTAATTGCCTGCCTTAAGGTTGGAGTTTGAGTGCACTCTGTGATCTCTGGAGGGGACCTCCAGCATTAGAGTGTTTGTCACCTCAGAGTGGATCTGTCAGGACTTTTCTTTGGGGTGGGATGTCTTTGCTTCCCAGGTGAAAGTGATGCGCAGCCTGGATCACCCCAACGTGCTGAAGTTCATCGGTGTACTGTACAAGGACAAGAAGCTGAATCTCCTCACTGAGTACATTGAGGGGGGCACCCTGAAGGACTTCCTCCGCAACGCGGTGAGTATGGAAGCATGGTGGACCTCTCCTCAACGAGGTTGACAGTGTGTCATTGGCTGTGCCAGCCTCATGGTGCTTGTTGTTGATCTTCTCCTTTGGAGCTGTgtggaaaagctgctgcttaGTTGTGGATGGCCAGAGGCAGGAAGGGCCTTCTCCCTAGGGCTGTACTGTCTTTCTGTGACTGCTGTAAGAGTCCCTGTTGTGGAGGGACTGCTGTCACCAGCTGGCTGGTAAGACAGTCCCTGACCGTTTAGGACTTGTCTTTCAGGACCCGTTTCCCTGGCAGCAGAAGGTCAGCTTTGCCAAAGGAATTGCCTCTGGAATGGTGAGTCGGACTGTCCCTTTGTCACAGAGCAAACCTCCAGGGGCAGGGTTGGTTGCTTCAGCAGGGTGGTGtctgacgggctgtgggtgctgcctgACTGCTAGCGTCTGGTTGTTGAGGTCTGTAGATGTGAAGGGACATAGCAGCCTGAGAACCCCTAACAACAAACTTTCTCCCTCTGTTCCAGGCTTACTTGCACTCCATGTGCATCATTCACAGAGACCTGAATTCACACAATTGCCTGATCAAGTTGGTGAGCTACACTTCTGTTCCCCACAGCATGCTGCTCCCCTCCCTGTTACCTTCTTCCCTCGGTTTTCTCTCCATGATGTTCTCTCTTTTGTCAGGCTTTTAGTGCCCTAAACAAGGGAGATTCATCTTCACATGGGATTTTCCAGGCTGGTCTGGCTTTCACCATTTCTTAACCCTGTTCTCTCACCTCTTTCCTGTGGTGGCATCTCCTACTATCAGTCACGTTATGGGAATTGCTACAGCTCTATTCCCTGTCTCAGCTATAAAATGTTGGGAtacagctgcttctgttcttcTAACCACTTGATGCCTTGTTTTATTGGCAGTCAGGATTCAGACAAGTGTGTGGGTGCGTGTACATGTGTGTGCCCTCTCTTTTTGAAACGCTAGGTCACAAGATTTATGTATAGCTTCATTTCCTCAAGCCTTGCCCTTGTTTCACTTGGCTGGAATATGAGATCAGTGTGCGGGCTTCAGATGACCCAGGATGAAAGTCTAAATTAATTCCTGGCCAGGGTAGAGTAGGGAGTTCTGAAAGGAAAGGTCCAGGTTTGTCCTGGCAAGTGTAGCCAAATTGATGAGATTAGTGTTAGTGACCACACAGGAAGCAAGACAACGAAGAGAGGAAATAAGGAGTTGGGATCGTGAATTGGGTGTCTTACACCTGTCTAGACAGCTCGCTAcactcctctggctgcaggaaaCCTTGATAGTTTGCCTTGCCATGTAGCTGATAGTGAACAGGAACTGCAGCCTCTTTGCTCTGGAAAGGAGCTGAGAGGAATCAGTGGCTTGTGCTAAACCCCTTGTGTAGGATAAGACGGTGGTGGTGGCTGACTTTGGTCTGTCTCGGCTGAttgtggaggaaagaaaaaagcccactTTGGAGAAGCCATCTGCCAAGAAACGAACCCTACGCAAGAGTGACAGGAAGAAGCGTTACACGGTGGTTGGCAACCCATACTGGATGGCCCCAGAGATGCTAAATGGTAAGATACCGATACCAGGGTGCAGGTGAGGAGACTGCCTGTGGCAAGGTATAGGGATGATGGGATTACTGAAAGCTCCTGAGCCCTAGTAACAAACAAACCTATTAGAGCATGTGGTTTTAGCCCTGCTAATATGCAAGCTTATTTATACACACAGGGGCCCCAGCTGCACTTCTCTTGCAGTACCTGAGCTGGTAATCCTTGGAGCGGGCGAGGTAACGCTCCTGGCTTGGCAGCAGGATTCTTCAGGAGGGCAACAGACCTAAATTTGCTGTGATCCAGATAACGGGGAAGACAAGAGAGGCCTGAAATAAGACTGAACCTGAGATCAGTTTCTGTTATAGCCCCTTGCTTGGGACCTGCCCCTTGAGATACGGATCATTCAAGTCCAGGATGAGGCTTACGTGTTTTGTTGCTTAGATCCAGGGAGAAGCTATCTGCTGCCGGGTTTGCTGAAGCCTCAGGATTGGGGGTAGAGTTGTCAAAGTGCAGGGAAATCTGGGCTTCGGCATGCAGCCCTCAGTTGCGTTAAGGACGAACTATGTCCCCAGGGGGAAGAGCTGCCCCTGCAGGAGTTGAGGTAAGGGTGACATACAATGGACACCATTTCCTCTTAGTGAGTGGGTCTGTCTGACCAGGCTGGACACTTTGGCTACctatgatatgatatgatatcATATTGTCCAACAGAGTCCACCAGGGAAGGGAGAACTGGGCTTCTTTCCCCCAGCTCAACTCCTCTCCATGTTgttgtgttttcctcctctCGAGGCCTACAGGCCCTACTGGATTCACAGGCTGCTTCTCAGAGCCTGTCTCAGACCTGGCATTTGTCGAGAGAACAGCAAGAGCACAGTCTGACATCACCTCTGAAAGCAAGGCTGTTTACCAGATCCTGGCTTGGGAGGGGCGGGTCTGTAAGCAGAGAATGGCGTGCTGGAGCCACTCTGCTTTCCCAGATTCGAAGTGCTGTTAGCGTGTAATTTATTATCTctgcagtcactgcagcagggactgggcactcgctggctgctggggaatcCAAACACCGACTCGTGCACTGTAGAGGTGCGCTAGAACAGCAGTCAGTGGGactgactggaaaaggaaagcagaaggaaaggaaagaagcgGGAAAGCAGAAGCTTTCCATAGTTACCCTTAGCATTTGTTCAGACCTTTGATACACAAGGCTTCTCCGTGTCATCCTGTAATTCCCTGGTAAGAAAAGGAAGCGAGGTTAAAATATGTGATGGCACTGTACAGGAAGGCGCAGTTGGTATGCATATTTTTGAGGCAACAGACGCTGCTCAGATTTAAGCCTTGCTGTCTCCTGTTGTAGAGCTCGTCAGAGAACAGGCTTAGTTCAGCTTTGGACTGGCAGCTGCTGGAATAGCTGGATGGGGAAATGTTTCTCTCAGAGCTGAGCATCTTATGTTTCCTGCAGGACAGAGCTACGATGAGACAGTAGACATCTTTTCATTTGGGATTGTTCTCTGTGAGGTAAGACCAGGATGTCACACAGTTATCTTCAACGGAAGTCTTCCCCACTGCCATCTCCTCGCACACATTGTGTCGGCCAGCTCTCTGTATCTGAGTGTGCAGTCTGTGACCGAAGGCCACAGTGAATTAGGCTGGGAGTACAAGTCTACCCTGCCTCTGTTCCCTCAGGGACCTTGTAACTTTTTGGCCCCGGAGAGAGTTTCTTGCTGGACTGAAAGAAATAGAGAGGTTCCTCCTGGATTGAGAGAAGCTGTAAAAAAGTCTGTCAGGTTCTGATTGAGCCCTGGTGTCCATTTAAAAGTAGACAAGTTCCTTAAAACTgtgatatattttctttttctgctgcctcGTTAAAAGAACAATCAGCTGTATAATCTCAGCAAATTCAGGGCCTCCACTGGGGATGGCACTTCAGAGAAGGGAAACTGAAACCCTTTGCAGCTTGGCTAGTGAAGCTTGCACCCTGCAGTCAGTTGGCTTCGTTTATCTCAGTCAATGCAGCCTTACTGTTATATCAGGCTTTGCTGTCTGCAGAGAGCACCACtgcaaagtattttcagtttaaaaggtGTGTAAGACAGTGGAAATACAGATGAAAGGCAGGTGGTTATGTGTACAGATAACAGCAGTTAAAGGAATATGAGGGGAGACCAGCAGTTTCATCTTCAGCATTTGGATGAAGGggacaaagaaaatgtatgtgCATAAATCTTTGCGGCCTCATCTGGAGCTCTGTTTACCCTGGGCCCTCCTCTCAGAGAATGCTGTGGTTGTGAGTGATAGATTTAGGAACTTGAAAAATCTGTATGCGGGACTAAAACAATTGTTTCATCtagaaaaaagacaaataaatggGTAGTAGCATATGAACATTTTCCTTGTCACCAAAATAAGGACACTAAAAAAAGAAGCTACGCACTCAAACAGATAAAGAAATAACCCTGCCAAAGCATACAATGGGCGTTCCGCTGTAGTTACAGGATGTGGTTCTCCTTCTGAGTTATTGGCATAGAGAAGCCTGGGTGGTTATAAATAACGCCCTCTTTGTGACAGCTGATGAGGCTTTAAATGTAATACTCTTCCTCATGTGGGAGTCTATATTGACATTGACCTTGTCTGCGTCCAGATCACCCCACAGCTCTCCGCTGCGGGTTCCTTCCCCCTTACTACACTTTTGAGTCCCATAGTGCTGGAGGTGGTGGGTGCAGCTCACACGGTAGGTGGTGATTGCTGGGACTTCtaagtgctggagcagggcttcTCTGTTCCACCCAGCCATCTCCTCCTCTCACCTGCAACCTCCTGGGCCTTGGCTACAGTGGTTCTTCTCTCTGCCCTTACCCTCTGGCTGTGGGTGGGGTTGAATCTGCCTGTAACAGAGCAACTCTGGTGCGTTGACTTCACAGCGTTGTTCAGGACAAGCTCCGTAGACAGAGGAGCTTTGCTGGTGTTGTGGTAAGATTATGTGAGaggggagagctgggatggTGGTGCAGGTTGTGTTGATGGCTTGTGATCAGGATGGGCTATGTCATCCCCAGTAGCTGACCCAGCAGCAAGACTCTGTCAGGCTCTCTGGGAGGTGCACAGCATCCTGTATTTTCTAGCAGAGAGACCCTGGGGAGAAAGAGAAGCGTGTGGGCCTTCCTTCACAACAGTGGCCACATCACCAGGTCTTGAAAAAGTTTCATGTGAAGTTTGCCTGTACACAGTGCCTCGCTCATTCCCTTATGTGACTGGCCCCTTTGGaaaggaggagcagtgtttctgctcttcctttttctccctatCGGTTTGAAGGAGCCCCTGCCTGTTGCTGAAGTTCCCTGTTTGTTAACCCTCTGGAAATGTTGCCGTGCTGAAGcacttctctcctttttccctagATCATAGGCCAGGTTTACGCTGACCCAGACTGTCTCCCACGCACACTGGATTTTGGCCTTAATGTCAAGCTGTTCTGGGAGAAGTTTGTTCCTGCTGACTGTCCTCCAGCCTTTTTCCCTCTGGCTGCTATTTGCTGCAGATTGGAACCAGAGAGCAGGTAGGTTTGGGGTCTGGAGGACTCCTCTTTGTAACCCTGGAGGATGTGTCCGTCTCCCCTTAGAAGGATCGGTCTGCACAGAGGGTGGAAGAGGGCTGCATTCCTGGTGGGAGTGCTCGAAGGCTTTCACATGAGGAGAGACTAACGCCTCATCAGCTTGGGAGAGAGACCGCTGTATATGGTAGAGGGCTCTGAAACCATTTCTGGGACTGGGTAAAGCAGGAGTGATTGTTCAGGGTTTCTCATGTACAAGAAGTAGGGGCAGACCttggcagcagctctgaaaggTGAATACTTAATTAGATTTCAGTTGCGAAACTCGTAGCTTCAGAACAGTGTTGATGCCAAGCGGGCTGCAAAAGAGCTGGACCTCCCTGGTAAAATCGGCTGTAAAACCCCAGGTAGCCCAGACAGACGGTATCTTTGCAGCCTTGGAAGCTGAATGGGGAGGGATCGTGTCCCTGTTCACACTTCTGTGCACGGGACAGTGACCTGGATGGACAACTGGCTCAGCCTTTCTAGatgctctcctgcctcctcttTCCCACTCACATGTACTCACTGCTGCTTCTAGGCCCCCTTTTTCCAAGCTGGAAGATTCCTTTGAAGCTCTCTCTCTCTACCTGGGAGAACTTGCCATCCCGCTTCCGtctgagctggaggagctggaccACAACGTGAGCGTGCAGTATGGACTGAACCGTGACAAGCTACCTGAAAACACACCCTAGTCAGCTCGTCCTGCCGCCTGCACCATTTCCATGGGAGCTGAGATGAGCAACAGGGAGGGATGCACACTTCAGCCACTTCCAGGGCATTAACGGGGCACCAAGCTGTGCGTTTGCTGCATTGCCTCTCTCTCCCCACCCAGAACCCCTCCTCTCGGACATCCTGATTCACTGTGGATTTCTGGCATGTTTCAGAAGCAAGAAGAGCTGTTTCCTGCCAACTGCACCTAGGAAAGCTGCTCAACACTTAATTTTCAGGCTAGAGAAATGTTTCTCTGGCCTTTTCAGGCTTCTTTACTGTGGTGCCTTAGAACTTGGCTGCAAGCTGTGAAGCCACCATGGCCTGTCTGCTAGGGAGGGAATTGCTGTAGGAGACTCTCCTGGGCAAGGACCAGCACTTCTGGAACTGCTTCTCCCCCTGACAACCCTGCTCAGAACGCTGGGGAAATTGGATATCCAGCAAAAGGCCCCACCGGGacagcgtgtgtgtgtgtaatgtgtgtgtatatgtttgtgcatgtgttttcCAGAACAACCCACTGAGATTTTGACCTCCAATGTGCATCAGGGGAGGGAGTGAAAAGCCCCAGGAACTGGGCAGCTCTCCTGAAATACCTTGTCTGTGGGGAAGCGTGTatgaatttttgttttggtttggttttgtggctttttttcctcctctgtctcCGAATACCTCCAACAGCCTGCCTAGAAACACTAAGACTTAGCTCTGCTTGCCCCTTCAGATGGTGAACAAGGCAGGCAGCAAATGAGCCACTTGAGCATCTTCAGACCCTGGGCCTGCACACTGAGCTTGTTTGCCCAAGAACCTTAACCTAGGTGAAAGCATTTGAACGTGAATGTGTAGAACTGCACTAGGCACTGGCTGTGGACGTGAGGTGACAGAAAGAGTGGCAGAAGGTGCTCTTGAGAAAGCCAAAGGTCTGAAGTGGCTCAGACTTTGTGCACGGACGATGGGAAAAGGAGATATGCCCAAGGTTACTTAAAGGATGGACTTGTCATGAACAGAAAAGTGCTGGAGAATGTCCCATTCTCCCAGGAGTGGCAGCTGGAGAACTAGTAATTCAGTTGCCATTACCTCATCCTTTCCTGCAGGCTCTGCAAGTTGCTCCCTTTGAAGGTCGttcttgcagctgctgctgcaatacCTGAGCTGATCCTCCAAGCAGAAACTTTCCTCAGGGTCATTCCCTGCTTTGGGGGAGAAAGAAGGGCTTGGAGTTATTGGGAGGTGGGTGGGGatgtattttcttccagcaCTTCTCTTCTGCCTCCCTCGGTGGGAGAAGGAAGCAAGCTACTGCTGCAGTAGCTCGCGTGTGGTTGGCAGAACTTAACAAAAAGCTGGCTCGAGTCCTGCTCTTAGGTTTCACAAACATCTTGGTTTAACTGGATTTTTTGTGtgctcctttttccccccctcccttcgGTATTGAGTGGTGGGGAATGGGTGTTAGTCTTTGCTGTTACTTTGATTTCCTCCCCCTACCCATGAATTAAAAGTATTATGTAAAATAACATGGGGCCAGCCCTCACCTGACAAAAGGTGTGTGTTTGGGGGGTGTTTTTAGTGTCTGTAGTGGTGTTTTAGAAACACTGGGAACTCCCTGTGCTGTGAATCAGCAGAGGAGCCTCTTTAAACTGGGTCCAGTGGATTCAGGATTGTTAATAAGATTTgccctttctttccccctcccaggCTGGTTTGTGAGGGGAACCCCTGAAGGGGGGAGTCCTGGGTGATGTGTGGGTGGGGTTTATGAACTGTGATTTGCACAGCTCCATGTTCtaactaaattaaaaagcagtaaatgtATGCCATGAAAACAAGGTTGTGTTGTCTCTGTGTTACACAAAGCAGGAAGCTGTAACTTTCTTGGGTTTCTATTGTTGTCACAATGTGGCAACATCAAACCTGCACAGACGGGGTAGCGTCTAGAACGCCTGTTCTTGAACAGAGGACTCTGCCACATTTACAGAACTATACAGACGCAGCGCAAGTGCTCTACAGAACTATTTACCTGGAGCgatggaaagggaagaagttGCCAAGCTTTGTTGGTTGTTGcggtttttttttaagggtggACAGGAGACACCAGAACATGGAGCCtctctccattttccttttctgatccAGGGATAAAAATACAGCCTGTTCTTGGAAATCTGTTATTCTAAAATAGGGAGTTCAGGGGGCATTTGTTAAGGCAACAACTGAACGAAAATGCTGGCTATGTCAGCGCTTCCTGTAACCTGCTGTGCTCATCTCCATCCCACTTTCCGAGGCAAGGGCCggagacagagctgctgctgaggcacCACAGCAGAACTGCCCTGCATCATGCAGGAAGGGGCTGTAACAGGGCACCTGCCCACGGGCCAGCCTGCTTCATCAGCACAGCTCACACCCccacagctgcttctcaggAAGCGCCCAAGAcgagctgccagcagcaaggAGACAGCTCCGTGCCCCTGTAGTGCTGGGGAGCCGAGGCGCTGCTTGTAGGGATTTACCTTTGAGCCTGGCAAACTGAAGTGgcatcttcccttctcctcagtTTGGAGTCTGCAACAGGCAAAAGGATGCTGCTCCGGCAGGAGGAACTTTTACAGATGAGCCACAGTCCACACACGTCTAcagagcatttttctttttaa contains these protein-coding regions:
- the LIMK2 gene encoding LIM domain kinase 2 isoform X3, coding for MTGPVMVAGEYKYHPECFACMSCKVIIEDGDTYALVRHSNLYCGKCHNQIVLTPMIEKHSTESLHEQLPYTLTLISMPAATDGKRGFSVSVEGGCSSYATGVQVKEVNRMHISPDVRNAIHPADRILEINGAPIRTLQVEEVEELIRKTSQTLQLLIEHDPVSQRLDRLRLDSRLPTHIKPPISPRSLSPLDIKENLEGTLRRRSLRRSNSISKSPGPSSPKEPLLLSRDISRSESLRSSSSCSQQIFRPCDLIHGEVLGKGFFGQAIKVTHKATGKVMVMKELIRCDEETQKTFLTEVKVMRSLDHPNVLKFIGVLYKDKKLNLLTEYIEGGTLKDFLRNADPFPWQQKVSFAKGIASGMAYLHSMCIIHRDLNSHNCLIKLDKTVVVADFGLSRLIVEERKKPTLEKPSAKKRTLRKSDRKKRYTVVGNPYWMAPEMLNGQSYDETVDIFSFGIVLCEIIGQVYADPDCLPRTLDFGLNVKLFWEKFVPADCPPAFFPLAAICCRLEPESRPPFSKLEDSFEALSLYLGELAIPLPSELEELDHNVSVQYGLNRDKLPENTP